One Phaseolus vulgaris cultivar G19833 unplaced genomic scaffold, P. vulgaris v2.0 scaffold_24, whole genome shotgun sequence DNA window includes the following coding sequences:
- the LOC137817256 gene encoding uncharacterized protein encodes MLTERGIEANPDKCAAIIAMRSPNSVKEVQQLTGRMAALSRFVSAGGEKGHPYFQCLKRNSRFTWTDECEALEGVPGDATCALQATGRRPPPIILRSNRVGHQLCAGPGARPSAEAHLLCKQGLARSRDEIPISGEGVTNSSVLSQEASPLLPQFHSGGDDESPHPEKGSIKGQVYTNFVAELSPGGDPQEVELGSQWMLSVDGSSNQQGSGAGIILEGPNGMLIEQALRFAFKASNNQAEYEAPIAGMLLAKEMGVQSLLANSDSQLVTGQVTGEYQAKDPHMAAYLRYVEALKGAFATIELVHVPREQNARADLLAKLASSGKGGRQRTVIQETLKTPRKFVADNSVDVLHIRAAKGKPRSHRSLIQDTARAPHISTYAASPEGKKGVHVCALEEGDTWITPYRQYIADGILPAEPRERKKIKKNSARYTLVDGVLFRHGFTHPILTCVSGDECTRIMLEIHEGICGSHVGGRSLASKVIRAGFYWPSVREDCVRYAQQCKQCQIHADWHKAPPEELRSIYSPWPFHTWGIDILGPFPLAIRKMKYLIVAIEYFTKWIEAEPLGKLCEEVGIKQVFASVEHPQTNGQVESANRVFLRGLKRRLEKAKGAWAEEVPRIVWAYHTTPQSSTMETPFSLVYGSDAMIPVEIHESSPRFLSFVAEESNEERRVNLDQLD; translated from the exons caaGGTTTGTgtctgctggaggggagaagggccacccctacttccagtgcctaaagaggaatagccgttttacatggacagatgagtgtgaagcacttgaaggagtacctggcgacgccacctgtgctttgcaagccacGGGCAGGCGTCCCCCTCCGATTATACTTCGCAGTAACAGAGTGGGCCatcagctctgtgctggtccaggagcaagaccaagtgcagaggcccatctactttgtaagcaaggccttgcaaggTCCAGAGATGAGATACCAATCTCTGGAGAAGGCGTCACTAACAGTAGTGTTCTCAGCCAGGAGGCTtcgccattacttccacagtttcacagtggtggtgatgacgaatcTCCCCATCCAGAAAA GGGATCCATCAAGGGGCAAGTCTATACAAATTTCGTGGCAGAGCTCTCACCAGGAGGAGACCCTCAAGAGGTGGAGTTGGGGTCACAGTGgatgctctcggtggatgggtcctccaaccaGCAGGGGAGTGGCGCTGGAATAATCTTGGAAGGGCCTAACGGAatgttgatcgagcaagccttacgcttcgccttcaaagcaagCAATAACCAAGCTGAGTACGAGGCACCGATCGctggaatgctcctggccaaagAAATGGGCGTTCAAAGCCTCTTGGCGAACAGTGATTCCCAattggtcacagggcaagtaacaggggaGTACCAGGCAAAGGATCCACATATGGCTGCGTACTTGAGGTACGTCGAAGCGTTGAAGGGAGCCTTCGCTACGattgagctggtgcatgtccctagagaacaaaatgccagagccgacctgctcgccaagctggccagctcaggcaaggggggaaggcagaggacggtcatccaagagacgctcaaaacgCCGCGAAAGTTCGTGGCGGACAATAGTGTGGATGTTCTTCATATTAGGGCAGCAAAAGGAAAGCCAAGGAGCCATCGCTCTTTGATTCAAGATACGGCGAGGGCACCCCACATCAGCACCTACGCGGCCTCGCCCGAAGGAAAGAAGGGCGTGCATGTATGCGCCTTGGAAGAAGgcgacacgtggataacgccttaTAGGCAATACATTGCAGATGGAATTCTCCCAGCAGAGCCTAGAGAGcggaaaaagataaagaagaactctgcAAGGTACACCCTCGTTGATGGAGTGCTATTTAGGCATGGGTTCACGCATCCAATCCTGACATGTGTGAGTGGCGATGAGTGTACGAGGATCATGTTAGAGATTCACGAGGGGATTTGCGGAAGCCACGTGGGGGGAAGATCATTAGCTTCCAAGGTGATTCGCGCAGGGTTTTATTGGCCCTCAGTGAGAGAAGATTGTGTAAGATACGCCCAGCAATGCAAGCAATGCCAGATACATGCAgactggcataaggcacctccagaggagctgagatcgatttacagcccatggcccttccacacatggggaattgatattTTGGGGCCTTTCCCTCTGGCGATAAGgaagatgaagtatttgatagtcgccatcgagtacttcacgaagtggatagaggcagaacca ttggggaaaTTGTGTGaagaagtgggaatcaagcaggtgttcgcatcagtcgaacacccccagacaaatgggcaggtcgagtcagcgaatagagttttTTTGAGGGGATTAAAGCGAAGGCTtgagaaggctaaaggggcgtgggcagaagaggtaccaagaatagtgtgggcttaccacaccacgcctcaatcctccaccatggagacgcctttcagcctagtatacgggtcagatgccatgatcccagtagagattCATGAGAGTTCTCCACGTTTCCTAAGCTTTGTGGCAGAAGAATCcaatgaggaaagaagggtAAATCTAGACCAATTGGACTAG